One region of Rhodothermales bacterium genomic DNA includes:
- a CDS encoding cytochrome c: protein MRLLSALLILPASVAAILWLAATQFGGSSVTSPQPDNGNDGQQIYMTRCVSCHQAEGRGISGYFPPLDGTQWVLEEEGRLIRIVLHGLTGPTTVQGVAYNGAMPAWGTVLSDSEIADVLSYIRNAWSNEAPEVKQADVAAVRALTVDRATPWTHAELELAENWSIPSTASESDDEDSSEDVN from the coding sequence TCTGCCGGCCTCCGTCGCCGCCATCCTCTGGCTCGCAGCGACTCAGTTCGGCGGCTCGTCCGTCACTTCGCCGCAGCCGGACAACGGCAACGACGGCCAGCAGATCTATATGACGCGCTGTGTCTCATGCCACCAGGCTGAGGGCCGCGGCATATCCGGCTACTTCCCTCCGCTCGACGGCACCCAGTGGGTGCTCGAGGAAGAGGGGCGACTGATCCGTATCGTCCTCCACGGTCTAACCGGTCCTACGACGGTGCAGGGCGTCGCGTACAACGGAGCCATGCCGGCGTGGGGTACCGTGCTCTCCGACAGCGAAATCGCAGATGTCCTCTCCTACATCCGCAACGCGTGGAGTAACGAAGCCCCGGAGGTCAAGCAGGCAGACGTAGCAGCCGTCCGTGCACTCACCGTCGATCGCGCCACGCCGTGGACACACGCCGAGCTGGAGCTCGCTGAGAACTGGAGCATACCGAGCACGGCCAGTGAATCGGATGACGAAGACTCCAGCGAGGATGTCAACTGA